In one window of Clavelina lepadiformis chromosome 4, kaClaLepa1.1, whole genome shotgun sequence DNA:
- the LOC143451318 gene encoding uncharacterized protein LOC143451318, giving the protein MRKCKNDPDRFCYICGKVTLRSRQAKITQFVKKAYYAYFGVKLGDQDKAFAPHICCKACVENLRLWSLKKIKSLPFGIPMVWREGKDHVTDCYFCMTNLQGINRKNKQHVKYPDVSSAMKPVPHGPGIPVPEPPGEISEMECSSSAESKASEQDTWDAEQSTSQPKPLTQPELNDLTRDLNLTKESAQLLGSRLRENNLLAPCTTYFWYRYRDKEFRKYFNYDEDHSLVYCQDVSGLILALGIVYSSAEWRLFLDSSVKSLKVVLLHNGNKIGSVPVGHSVKLTECYEDMKFLLKSLQYSQHKWKICGDLKMISILLGLQAGYTKHPCFLCLWDSRADDRHYTQISWPPRTSFTPGFKNVKFAYLVDPQNIYLPPLHIKLGLMKNYTKALDKDGPTFKFLQMKFPRISEAKLRAGVFDGPQIRELMKDEGFTAHMSAVEKRAWTGFRAVISNFLGKHRSPDYEAQVKELLESFQSLGARMSVKMHFLSSHLDYFPDNCGDYSEEQGERFHQDLRHMEERYQGYWDVNMLADYCWCLKRDLPNTTHRRKSLKRHFLSA; this is encoded by the exons atgaGAAAGTGCAAAAACGATCCAGACAGGTTCTGTTACATATGTGGCAAGGTCACCCTGCGCAGTCGCCAAGCAAAAATTACGCAGTTTGTTAAGAAAGCATATTATGCGTATTTTGGAGTAAAACTAGGCGATCAGGACAAGGCATTTGCTCCGCACATATGTTGTAAAGCCTGCGTTGAAAACTTGAGATTATGGAGcctaaagaaaataaagagcCTTCCTTTTGGTATTCCTATGGTATGGAGAGAAGGAAAAGACCATGTCactgattgttatttttgcatgacCAACTTACAAG gaATAAACCGGAAGAACAAACAACATGTGAAGTACCCTGATGTTTCTTCAGCCATGAAACCAGTACCACATGGCCCTGGTATTCCTGTTCCAGAACCACCTGGAGAAATAAGTGAAATGGAGTGTTCTTCATCTGCAGAGAGCAAAGCAAGTGAACAAGACACATGGGATGCAGAGCAAAGTACAAGCCAACCGAAGCCTCTTACACAGCCTGAGCTGAATGACCTAACACGAGATTTAAATCTCACCAAAGAATCCGCTCAGCTCCTAGGATCACGACTACGTGAGAACAACTTGCTAGCTCCATGCACCACATATTTCTGGTATCGGTATAGAGATAAagagtttagaaaatatttcaattatgacGAAGACCATTCCCTAGTATACTGTCAAGATGTTTCAGGATTAATATTAGCTTTGGGCATAGTCTACAGTTCGGCAgaatggcgattgtttttggactcaTCTGTAAAGAGTTTGAAGGTAGTATTACTACACAATGGCAATAAGATTGGTTCTGTTCCTGTTGGACATTCAGTGAAGCTCACTGAATGCTATGAAGACATGAAATTCCTTTTGAAATCTCTTCAGTATAGCCAacacaaatggaaaatatgtggagacttaaaaatgatttcaatacTTCTTGGGTTACAGGCCGGTTACACTAAACatccatgttttttgtgtctgtggGACTCGAGGGCTGATGATCGCCACTACACACAAATTAGCTGGCCACCCAGAACAAGTTTTACAcctggttttaaaaatgtcaaatttgcttacttagttgatccacaaaatatttatttgccaCCTCTCCACATTAAACTTGGTCTCATGAAAAACTATACCAAAGCACTTGATAAGGATGGCCCAACCTTCAAGTtcttacaaatgaaatttccCCGTATCTCTGAAGCGAAGCTACGAGCAGGAGTCTTTGATGGGCCACAGATCCGTGAGCTGATGAAAGACGAAGGTTTTACTGCACACATGAGTGCAGTAGAAAAAAGAGCATGGACAGGATTTCGAgcagtaatttcaaacttccttGGAAAGCATAGAAGCCCTGATTATGAAGCACAGGTTAAAGAGCTGCTTGAAAGTTTTCAATCCCTTGGAGCCCGGATGTCTGTAAAAATGCACTTTCTGAGTTCGCATTTAGATTACTTTCCTGACAACTGTGGTGACTACAGCGAAGAACAGGGAGAGAGATTCCACCAAGACCTTCGCCATATGGAAGAAAGGTACCAAGGATACTGGGATGTAAACATGCTTGCAGATTACTGTTGGTGCTTAAAAAGAGATCTTCCCAATACCACACatagaagaaaatctttgaagcGACACTTTTTGTCAGCATAA
- the LOC143451319 gene encoding DENN domain-containing protein 11-like → MDHDESQPLLLDDRDNDAATSASFLSIANRNHHSKHSILDNSAKQIEFSNIFEEYQLESEPDVVMTVFVVAFDTHHGNIVEWSVPNDAELKSVEFQAMPSGAHKVDSDFIYFRINDMFGLSCFEKIRVDSIEERGARMKSVGIISPSYTSLFKHMQFLELQVRHQLQTPGRYEQLLEFYKDRCGVLPPLCNQPSSDFIIRRNQHHVRFPQMKITHPAGCFSQFIQFFGENIFVLWKLMLLQKRILFFSPPPIGVVCYRVYCACCLGRVTLAGFNNKCAVPYFYVNIADIDQLESEMTYVACTTEKIFQEKKGLYDVYVDNQLVQVVDNRYHNLLRVTKVDRENYRNLQNHRKDLLHQKGLGNSELPSEEQFYQSFFTRQNNQLFRTLIETSTSPDRTLTEEHIRAMGLDPVGDRHFIMDLLELYAIDVMLVADNPCCPV, encoded by the exons ATGGATCATGATGAATCCCAACCACTTTTACTTGATGATAGAGATAACGATGCAGCCACTTCTGCCAGTTTTTTATCCATCGCAAACAGAAACCATCATTCTAAGCATTCTATACTTGACAATTCTGCAAAGCAGATTGAATTTAGTAATATTTTTGAAGAATACCAACTCGAAAGTGAACCTGACGTTGTTATGACTGTCTTTGTAGTAGCTTTTGATACTCACCATG GTAATATCGTGGAATGGTCTGTTCCAAATGATGCTGAGTTGAAATCTGTTGAGTTTCAAGCAATGCCAAGTGGTGCACACAAAGTTGACTCAGACTTCAT ATATTTCCGAATTAATGATATGTTCGGTTTGAGTTGCTTCGAAAAAATCCGAGTTGATTCAATAGAAGAAAGAGGagcaaggatgaaatctgttGGAATTATTTCGCCTTCTTATACGTCATTATTCAAACATATGCAGTTTCTGGAGCTGCAAGTCAG GCACCAGTTGCAAACTCCAGGCAGATATGAACAACTGTTAGAATTCTATAAGGATAGATGTGGTGTCTTACCTCCCCTTTGTAATCAACCTTCAAGCGATTTTATCATTCGACGAAACCAACATCATGTTCGTTTCCCACAAATGAAG ATTACACATCCAGCCGGTTGCTTTTCTcagtttattcaatttttcggtgaaaacatttttgttttgtggaaACTCATGCTCTtacaaaaaagaattttgtttttttcaccACCTCCGATTGGAGTTGTTTGCTACAGAG TATACTGTGCTTGCTGCCTGGGAAGAGTAACGTTGGCTGGGTTCAATAATAAATGTGCTGTGCCTTATTTCTATGTAAATATCGCTGACATTGACCAGCTGGAATCTGAGATGACTTACGTAGCCT GCACCAcagagaaaatatttcaagagaAAAAAGGTCTTTATGATGTGTATGTTGATAACCAACTTGTTCAGGTTGTTGATAACAGATATCATAACCTGCTTCGTGTAACAAAAGTAGATCGTGAAAATTATCGAAACTTGCAAAACCATAG AAAAGATTTACTCCACCAAAAGGGACTTGGAAACTCAGAGCTTCCCTCCGAAGAACAATTTTATCAGTC TTTTTTTACCCGTCAAAACAATCAGTTATTTCGTACCTTGATCGAAACGTCAACGTCACCGGATCGTACGTTGACCGAGGAACATATCCGAGCTATGGGTCTAGATCCCGTTGGGGATCGACACTTTATCATGGACTTACTCGAACTCTACGCTATAGACGTGATGTTGGTTGCTGATAATCCTTGTTGTCCagtataa